The Coregonus clupeaformis isolate EN_2021a chromosome 8, ASM2061545v1, whole genome shotgun sequence genome has a segment encoding these proteins:
- the rps27.1 gene encoding 40S ribosomal protein S27.1: MPLAKDLLHPSPEEEKRSHKKKRLVQSPNSYFMDVKCPGCYKITTVFSHAQTVVLCVGCSTVLCQPTGGKARLTEGCSFRRKQH; encoded by the exons ATGCCA CTCGCAAAAGACTTGTTACACCCATCCcctgaggaggagaagaggagccaCAAGAAGAAGCGTCTCGTCCAGAGCCCTAACTCCTATTTCATGGATGTTAAGTGCCCAG GATGCTACAAGATCACAACTGTGTTCAGCCACGCCCAGACGGTCGTACTGTGTGTGGGTTGCTCCACAGTTCTGTGTCAGCCCACTGGCGGCAAAGCACGTCTCACAGAGG GGTGCTCATTCAGGAGGAAGCAGCATTAG
- the LOC121571410 gene encoding small conductance calcium-activated potassium channel protein 2-like, producing the protein MEPSPSMNLTMQNEEEDQRPLLPSKVVPLPPAFGNQCGRNHSCQRGGDHSVLLDGTQSSPALSYYNGCQYVSPSSHSSPRRGDNKEKVRGKEVHKEKRGKKTAENKQNAGHKDWIWGSKTKRSSPQRRQQDIKSTQSPYNRVCMSHMDLRDTESGPPSKGGRRLEATSMEMQVRQSLPEIIITTKDDYQPQAPNQTSSSDKNHTKSEAKGTYGGGEESSGAEHKDGPHDCPHKKTQSIGRRLVRRRALFERRQRLNDCALAVGMFGVVVMVTETELSWSIYSKSSIYSMAMKSVISLSSLTLLGLIIVYHICEVQLYIHDNGAEDWRIAMTMERVTLIALELFVAAVHPFPVGLPLSWKAMSPTLSESELEIVLALPMFLRLYLLGRALMLHSRLYTDTASRSIGALNKIHFNSRFVVKTLMTIYPGTVLMIFSVSLWLVAAWGLHVCERHHNYKDLSSNYMEALWMVSVTFLSIGYGDVVPHTYCGRSICLLTGIMGAGCTVLVVAVVARKLELTRAEKHVHNFMMDSHFTKGIKIAAANVLRETWMIYKHTKLTRERDHCRVRMHQRKLLLAIHRLRDVKMERRKLADQANSLVDLCKMQNLMYDVLSEVSGCRGDLETHINSLQQNVEELREGFRTLMPLLSSTLATQNSSIRHLLREREEQAVTRSMGGQDR; encoded by the exons ATGGAGCCCTCTCCCTCTATGAACTTGACAATGCAGAATGAGGAGGAGGATCAACGTCCCCTCCTTCCATCAAAAGTGGTCCCTCTCCCACCTGCTTTTGGCAACCAGTGCGGAAGGAACCACTCATGTCAAAGAGGGGGAGATCACTCAGTGTTGCTCGATGGAACCCAGTCATCACCCGCCCTCTCATATTACAACGGCTGCCAATATGTCTCACCCTCATCCCACTCATCACCCCGAAGGGGAGACAATAAGGAAAAGGTTAGGGGGAAGGAGGTGCACAAGGAAAAGAGAGGCAAGAAGACAGCAGAGAATAAACAGAATGCTGGGCACAAGGATTGGATTTGGGGTAGTAAAACAAAAAGGTCAAGCCCACAGAGGCGCCAGCAGGACATTAAATCCACTCAGTCACCCTACAACAGAGTCTGTATGTCTCATATGGATTTAAGGGATACAGAAAGTGGGCCACCCAGTAAAGGAGGTCGAAGGCTAGAGGCCACATCAATGGAGATGCAGGTCCGCCAGAGTCTACCCGAGATTATCATTACAACCAAAGACGACTACCAGCCACAGGCCCCCAATCAAACATCCAGCTCGGACAAGAATCACACCAAGTCTGAGGCCAAGGGCACCTATGGTGGAGGTGAGGAGAGCAGTGGTGCAGAGCACAAGGATGGTCCCCATGACTGCCCTCACAAGAAGACCCAGAGCATCGGTCGTAGGCTGGTCCGCCGAAGGGCGCTGTTTGAGAGGAGGCAGAGGCTGAATGACTGTGCGCTCGCTGTGGGCATGTTTGGAGTGGTGGTCATGGTCACCGAGACAGAGCTCTCCTGGAGCATCTACAGTAAG AGCTCCATATACTCCATGGCTATGAAGTCTGTTATCAGCCTATCCTCTCTTACCCTGCTGGGCCTGATCATTGTCTACCACATCTGTGAGGTGCAG CTCTACATCCACGATAACGGAGCAGAGGACTGGCGAATCGCCATGACAATGGAGCGGGTGACCCTGATCGCCCTGGAGCTGTTTGTAGCGGCGGTGCACCCGTTCCCAGTGGGTCTCCCATTGTCATGGAAAGCCATGTCCCCCACGCTGTCAGAGTCGGAGCTCGAGATCGTGCTGGCTCTGCCCATGTTCCTGCGACTCTACCTCCTGGGTCGTGCCTTGATGCTGCACAGCCGACTCTACACAGACACCGCCTCTCGCAGCATTGGCGCCCTCAACAAG ATCCACTTCAACAGCCGTTTTGTGGTCAAAACCCTGATGACCATCTACCCTGGCACTGTGTTGATGATCTTCAGCGTCTCTCTGTGGCTAGTCGCTGCATGGGGCCTACATGTCTGTGAGAG aCACCACAACTATAAGGACCTGAGCAGTAACTACATGGAGGCCCTGTGGATGGTCTCAGTCACCTTCTTGTCCATTGGTTACGGGGATGTTGTTCCCCACACCTACTGTGGCCGCAGCATCTGTCTACTCACTGGCATCATG ggggcTGGTTGCACAGTGCTGGTGGTTGCCGTGGTTGCCAGGAAACTGGAGCTGACCAGGGCAGAGAAACACGTCCACAACTTCATGATGGACTCCCACTTTACAAAAGGG ATAAAAattgctgcagcaaatgtactaAGAGAGACTTGGATGATCTACAAACACACCAAACTGACTAGGGAGAGAGACCACTGCAGAGTACGCATGCACCAGAGGAAGCTGCTGCTTGCAATCCACCG GCTGCGTGATGTgaagatggagaggaggaagTTGGCTGACCAGGCCAACTCGCTGGTGGATCTCTGCAAG ATGCAGAATCTGATGTATGACGTGCTGTCAGAGGTGAGTGGATGCCGAGGGGACCTGGAAACACACATAAACAGTCTGCAGCAGAATGTGGAGGAGCTGAGAGAAGGCTTTAGGACCCTGATGCCCCTCCTCTCTAGCACCCTCGCCACACAAAACTCTTCCATCCGCCACCTgctcagggagagggaggagcagGCAGTGACACGGAGCATGGGAGGGCAGGATAGGTAA